One genomic segment of Jaculus jaculus isolate mJacJac1 chromosome 2, mJacJac1.mat.Y.cur, whole genome shotgun sequence includes these proteins:
- the Lrrc30 gene encoding leucine-rich repeat-containing protein 30, translating into MGAKGSRASSKDQDPKRMPLLGRRQKFPSWDDTLLLGKDPRSLLKRGMRHVSFSLVTKGMTDIPDFLWGLSEVQKLNLSHNQLRVLPPEVGKLTRIVVLNLCGNCLKSLPREVSLLQSLKVLFLNMNCLAEVPAELSLCRSLEVLSLSHNCLSQLPASFADLSRLRKLNLSNNYFAHIPICVFSLKELDFLHVGSNRLENIAESIQCLTNLQIFIAENNNIHSFPRSLCLVTSLELLNLNNNDIQTLPEELYLLCRLGRIAWNPMDKGLHISRNPLSKPLPELVEGGLEMLSSFLKEKKHN; encoded by the coding sequence ATGGGGGCCAAGGGGTCAAGGGCCAGCTCTAAAGACCAGGACCCCAAAAGGATGCCGCTCTTGGGCAGGAGACAGAAGTTTCCTTCATGGGATGACACCCTGCTCTTGGGGAAGGACCCTCGGTCCCTGCTGAAGCGGGGTATGAGGCACGTCAGTTTCAGCTTGGTCACTAAAGGAATGACGGACATCCCAGACTTTCTGTGGGGCTTGTCAGAAGTCCAGAAACTCAACCTGTCTCACAATCAGCTGCGAGTTCTCCCTCCTGAGGTGGGGAAACTGACTCGGATCGTGGTCCTGAACTTGTGCGGCAACTGCCTCAAGAGTCTACCCAGAGAAGTCAGCCTCCTGCAGAGCCTGAAGGTCCTGTTCCTCAACATGAACTGCCTGGCCGAGGTGCCAGCCGAGCTCAGCCTGTGCAGAAGCCTGGAGGTGCTGAGTCTATCGCACAACTGCCTGTCCCAGCTCCCCGCCAGTTTCGCGGACCTCTCCAGACTGCGGAAGCTAAACCTTAGCAACAACTATTTTGCTCACATTCCCATCTGCGTTTTCTCCTTGAAGGAGCTGGATTTCCTGCACGTGGGCTCCAACCGCCTGGAAAACATCGCCGAGAGCATCCAGTGCCTGACCAACCTGCAGATCTTCATTGCTGAAAACAACAACATCCACTCGTTCCCAAGGTCACTCTGCCTGGTCACAAGCCTGGAGCTGCTGAACTTGAATAACAACGACATCCAGACCCTCCCTGAGGAGCTCTATCTGCTTTGTAGACTGGGCAGGATCGCGTGGAATCCTATGGACAAAGGGCTCCACATTTCCCGTAACCCTTTATCCAAGC